A segment of the Acomys russatus chromosome 30, mAcoRus1.1, whole genome shotgun sequence genome:
GTAgagagacacatgcatacacgtaaCCACAAAATATGTCAGTTTTCTAAAACCAATAAAGTCCTGAATAATTGGTGTACTGAAAAAGTTCCAAGACGTGTTAAGCGAGCTGGCCACGGgtaagaaaagggaagagaaggctTCAGAAACCCTTTACTGTTACTAAATTTCTCGTGAACTCCCTAGTTAGCTATGTGACCTCATATGCAGCATACAACTTAAGACACTGGGACTGGGGGGCCAGCTTTCTAAATCCCCTATTGAGCAAAAACGCTGGCCTTCAGAGAGGTTAGCTAGACACAGCTACAGAGTGCTCCTTCAGAGTCTTCAAGCTCAGCTCTGTGACATCCTAAAGCCCACCACTTCCCACTTTTTCTCCAATGTCTGCCAAGCTCTGTAGGTTCCCGGAGAGCCCTGTAAGCatgaaattctttatttttatttctgaaattttgtttatttttgttttatgtctatgggtgttttccctgcatgtatgtctgggcattACATGTGTGAAGTGACCTCAGGGACCCGAAGAGGACATTGGACCCTCTGGAtgtggagtcacagatggttgtgagctctaacggatcctctggaagagcggccagtgctctaaccactgggccatctctccaaccttcagTTCCTGGTTCCTAAAGGCTGAAACTTACTTGGTACTTTTTCTCCCCAGTCTTCTTACTTTTATTCCTGATTGACTagtcctcttccttctctgaggaaggAGCATCCTCTTGCTCTAACGGCCCCGAGCTCCAAGAGAGATAACTTAAAAGATGGTTGTACAGCTGCTGGTGATGGTAGCCATTGTCCCTGAATGTAGGTATTGGCATTAATTGCTGTGGATCTCAGCACTTACTGTTGCTGCCTTTGAGCGCTGGGAGATCTGGAGGTTGGGGAAATACTTTGTGTCTTCCCTGTTGTGGCTTTAGTGAATCATTATGGGCCTCACTTACCTGAGCTATCGCTATCAAATCTTGCTGTTACTGTCTTCTTCTGGTTTGGTTGCCATGGCTAGGAACTTGTGTCTATATGGTGACAGACCCCACAAGGCAACTTCATTGTCTACCCTGGTGAGAGGGGAGAGTCCCTTCTCCTATAGGAAGTCATGTATAATGTAACCGTTACATACTCCTAGCCAGCACAAGCCTAAAGAGGAAAGTGGCTACTAGAGTGTTTACAGTAGAAGGTAGTGTAGACTGATCTCCTGGGAGCAATGTGGTCAGCTTGAGGGCCAGCTTAGCCTAGCCCACCCTTCTGACTTGAGTAGGGCCTTAAGGCTCCCTTCTATGCTCTATACCTGAGGTGTCAGGGGATTCCCCAGGTCTGGGGTGCAGGTGGCAGGAAGATGGAAGGGTCTATAATGTGTAGGTGTTGGCCTGGCCACCTTCACCTCTGAGGCTTGTGGCTCTTGGGGCTGTGCTGGCCTCTGCAGAACCCAGTGGTTTGGCACAAGGGCACCCTCTGAAGTTCTGCAGGAGGAAGCCAAAGCCAAGTGGAGGCTGGAGATTTTCATCTTCGACCTCCTAGGGGAGCTTTCCCTCTGTGGTACCCAGGATACAGAACTGATTTCTCAGCACTGCCAGCATCTTGGGATGAGGCCAACATGCCTGTTTAGGAATTGGCAGGAACTCATTAAAATCTGAGGGCATGCCACCTCCACGTCCtttacctttttcttctttttttaaatgcatttttttttcaaactcctTCCTTGTTCTTTGTGAATTCTATACAACATGCTTTGATCACAGTCAACTTTCCTCCCTCAACTCTTTCCaggtctttcccctccccctgcctccgccACCCCCAACCCCGCACCCGTGCCTTTCCTAGCTGCCCAAGTTTGTGTCCTTACCCCAACACTGAGACATTTTTAGCTCACGGACTGTGGTTGGGATAAGGGTATTTTTATTCTGACCTGGGACAGGGTACTAATACTGGAAGGTGCTTCTTTCAAATCAGAGGCTGCCCCCAGCCAGACAAGTTTTCCTTTCACAAGATCCTTGGTGAGCAGGAGAGACATCCAGAGAGCCAAGGACAGGCCTGGGCTGCCCCAGGGCCTCCCCAGTTTCTTTTGAAACTCACCCTTGTCTCTGGCCAGAGCAGGGAGTCAGAGCCGGTTCCAGAAGCCTTTTCCAGCATTCCCCTACCCCGTTGCCCGGTCCCCTGGGACTGGCCTGCTTCGGGCAGCTAGCCCTGGCTTCCTGACAGCTCACACTCTCCAAGCCCAGGACTGGACCCAAGAAAGGCAGgaacacagatgctgagaccctgGCAGTATTCAGAGAGCTGGCCTTTATCTCTTGATGTCCATGTGAAGGTGGGAGCTAGGTTGAAAACGGCAGGACAATTCTGGGGGGCCCGTGTCTCCTTAAACATCTCCCTACTTTGCCAAGGGAAAGAGTAACTGATGCCAGTTAAGATCCCCGGACGTATAAAGTGTGCTTGGAATTGACTGATCTCTTGTCTTGTTTTACCACAGCCCCTCTGTACAGGTGTGCGCAGGCTTCTGAGTCCGAGGCTTGGTGCCCTTGACCGTTGCCTCTGGCCACATCTCAGCCTACCCTCTGCGGTTGCCTGGGATCTCTTTCTCTGCTCACTGTATCTCCTCCATACTTGCCCTGGCCATCGGGATTTTCAGTTCCATGTTTATGTTGCTGACACATTTCTCTCCCAGTCTTCACCCCTCACCCAAGCTTAAGTGGTGGCCCTTCAAGTTCCCTGCTCGAAATGTCTGTGTGGAATCCCGGAAGGCACTCAAGCCCAGTGTGGACAGATCTGGGCCGCTCTTCTCGCCCGCTCCTCTACCTTCTATCTCCACAAATGATGAGACCGTCCACATAGAAAGTTGTGAGGATTTTCTCTTCACGTACCTCACACTTGTGTCAACAGGTCAGGTCATACATAAACATGCCTCCAATCTGTCCTGCCTTCTCCATTCCACTGCCAGGCCCATCTTTGTTGAATGAGGGCCCAGCACAGGGGTCTCAGACCATGTCAGATCTTAGCTCTTATTCCTCCAAAGACACAAAGTAATTGAGTCTTGGCCACTGAGGCCCAAGGTCAAGGTTTCTGCCTAGTGTTACAAAGCTTTGGAGAACTGACTGTTCCCCGGGCAAGATGACCCACTGAAAGCCCAAGAACATTTTTATAACTACTCTGAATGAGTGTGAGACTTCCCAGTCTCAAGGCCATTTCGCTAATAATCCCTGTGAGAAAATGGGGACTAACAGAGATAAAAGTTATGCGATATCCATAATCTGTACATCTCAAAGACTGTGTGCTGCTATTTCTGAAATGGGGTTCTCTGGGCTGTTCCTAACAGACTTCAGACCTCCATCCAATAAGCACCTGAAGGCCGGATAAAGTTAGATGGTCTTTTGGTCCTGAAGTGAGTTGGTGCATCTCTGAGCATCTAGTTCCCTCAACTTCTGCCCGAACCACATTAAATCGCTCCTCGAATGTGCTAAGACTGTAAGCGGTACATTATGTCATCAGCCTTCTGCATCTGTGGGTTACTTGTATGAAAAATCAGCAAAACACTCACTTGAAAGACCTGAGAAGAAAAATTCTAGAAAGTCCCTAGAGACGAAACTTGAATTTTCCCTGAACCAGGTGTTATTATGAACCATGAGAACAAGTGTTGTGTTAGTACGGCATTAGGGATTGTAAGTTACCTAGAAACAGAAAGGGCCTGTAAGATATTATGCATAGGCTATATGCAAATATTAAGCCATTGGATCTAAGGAACTTGGGCATCTGTGGACCTTGGTCATCCCCAGGAGGTCCAGGAACCAGCCCTGCTCTCCATCATAGTAGCAACTGTGACTGTTATCATCCACTGTGTTTGATAACCAACACCTCTCAAAATGAGCTAAGTTCCATGACCGGATTCTATTGTATTATTTTGTGATTTGATGAAGGACTTTGTTTCCTTTATCTTTGGATGCCGCGCTCTGGGGGATGTGTAGTGGGTGGTACCCAGGAAACTTTGGATAAACTGAGCAGATTCTCCTCTTTCTATTAGTTAACTAACAGTtactacccgcccccccccccccccggtctccTCTGCAGAATGAAGATATTCAGATGTTGCTTTAAATACACTCTTCAGCAAAAACTCCTCATCCTGCTCTTAGCCCTGTGGCTGCTCTCCTTGTTCAAGCTGCTAAATGTGGGCAGCCTTCTCTTCCCTCAAAGAGGCATCTACTTGGTCGAGTATTCCCTAAGCACCTCGCCGTTTGTAAGAAACAGGTTCCCCCCCACTGAGGACGTGGTCAGGGATGAAGTCAACTGCTCAGGGGTCTACGAGCACGAGCCTTTGGAAATCGGCAAGAGTCTGGAAATCAGACAGCGAAACATTATCGACTTGGAGGATGGTGATGTCGTGGTGATGACAAGCGACTGTGACATTTACCACACCCTAAGACGGTACCATGAGAAGCATGTTTCAAGGGAGGAGAAGAGCTTCCCGATAGCCTATTCGCTGGTCGTCCACAAAGACGCAATTATGGTCGAGCGGCTGATCCATGCTATTTATAACCCACACAATATTTACTGTATCCACTATGACCTCAAGTCACCGGACGCGTTCAAAGCTGCCATGAACAACTTAGCTAAGTGCTTCTCCAATATTTTTATTGCTTCCAAGTTAGAGGCTGTGGAGTATGCCCACATTTCCAGGCTCCAGGCTGACATGAATTGCTTATCAGACCTTCTCAAGTCTTCCGTTCAGTGGAAGTACGTCATCAACCTATGTGGGCAAGACTTCCCCCTGAAGTCAAACTTTGAATTAGTGTCGGAGCTGAAAAAACTCCAAGGAAGGAATATGTTAGAGACAGTGAGACCTCCCACTGGTAAAATGGAAAGGTTCACTTACCACCATGAGCTCAGACAGGTGCCTTATGAATATATGAAGTTGCCAGTAAAAACGAACATCTCCAAGAAAGCCCCGCCTCATAATATCGAGGTGTTTGTGGGCAGTGCCTATTTTGTTTTAAGTCAAGCGTTTGTTAAATATGTTTTCAACAGCTCCCTCGTTGAGGACTTTTTTGCCTGGTCTAAAGATACGTACTCTCCCGATGAACACTTTTGGGCTACCTTAATCCGGATACCAGGGATACCCGGAGAGATTCCCAGGTCATCCCAGGACGTGTCTGACCTGCAGAGTAAGACCCGGCTGGTGAAATGGAATTACTATGAAGGCTTTTTCTACCCCAATTGCACTGGCTCTCACCTTCGAAGCGTGTGCATTTATGGAGCTGCAGAACTACGGTGGCTTATAAAGGAAGGGCATTGGTTTGCAAATAAGTTTGATTCTAAAGTGGACCCCATCTTGATTAAATGTCTCGCAGAAAAGCTTGAAGAGCAACAGAGAAAGTTGGCCACTGTGTCTTCAGAAATGCTCATTACAGATGGAAATCCCAAAGCCACACGTCGCAAGATCACTAGAGACCTAAGGGTGTCTGACACAGAGATTTAAGGAAGATGGAATTATGTGCTGATGCCTTGCCCAACACCCTCTGAACTAAATCCTTTCCAAGGATGAAACTTCTATAGAATTCCATGTGTGGACCTGGAGCCTACAGTTggctggtttttaaaaagtgctggCTTTGCTTGGTGTCTCACGGTGTCAGAGTATCAAAAGACACTCGGGAGTTAAATCTAAGTGGTAATTATTGGGAAGCAGGGTTTACGCTCCGAACTGTAGTGTTTCGTGTTTCCGTATAACAACGAGGGCGCTACTGAAGGCGACTTCCGAGTGTGTGCGAATCATGCAAGCCCCTTGCCTCTGAGAAGTGCGTGAGTACGAAGCCAACGCTCTACCTTTTCCTAGTTCAGCCACTAAGACATTTTCAAATCTTTAGACTATTAGGAGCAGGGTTCCACTACctcagagaaactcaaagaactGTCTGATCGCCTGCTTGCCAAAGTATAATTTACCTTTTGGTGCCTCACTTTTCTGATTCAGGGCGGAGGCAGTGCTGTTGGTGTGACGTGTGTAGGGTGGGGTTGTCTGAGAAGGCTCGGGGGCAGGTGGTGGGTGGATTGGGACAGGTAGTGCCTGAAGAGGGACAAAGGGCTTTATttagcttttgtgtgtgttacACAACGGTGGCATGAATGGCTTCCTTTTTAATTcacttgtttctttaaaacacgTGTCCTGATGCAAATAAAACTGGGTACTGCTAGTTGAACATGTCACAGACCAGTACCCCAGGCCTGGGCCTATCATTTCACACATTGACACTATAGACAAGATTGTGCCCTGGCTATAGTGGTACACTTCGAACGTGGTCGATGGCTCTGTTTTATGTAACTATCAAGCCAGTAAGCTTTCTTAGAAAGATTTTGTGAGAATATGACTGCTTTCTCAGTTGGTTATTGTGGTCacttgcacatttttttttctttttaaaaaaaatgcaaaatgatAAACACTCCAAATTGGTTGTAGCATTTGTCTCAACTAAgcaccaaagaaaatgttatctttattttacaaatacccACACTTAAGAgcattattttacacacacacacacacacacacgcacagagggGTGAGGCAGAGGCTCACTGAGACTGACTATGTTGTGTGTTGTGCTGTGGAGGCACAGGCCTGAGAACAGCCTGCAGCATCACAACAGTCCCTGGGGAAAGTGGGACACATGTAAAAACCCCTGTGTCTTGATCACAGCCACTGTAACTACTTACCTGCGCAGTAATCAAGGCCAAAATCAGGCTGTGTGAAAGACTGACGTGCTTAAATATCCTTCCAAATTTCTGTGCTCGGCCCGTGAGGTGCACTTGGTGTGTTTAACAGTTTATAACACTGAGGGCCCTGTGGCaccatttcttctcctcctcttcctcctcctcctcctccttcttctttaatCTTTAACTTGCTCTCCACCTCTTCTGATAtcctttaaataattttgtcCTCCACTGCCCCCAGAAAACAGCTATTTCCAAGTCTTTATCCCTAAAGTTTTAGGCGgactggaggatggctcagcagttcagaacaCATGcggctcttgcagaagacccaaattctgttcccagcacccataccaaGTGTCTGCcgcctgcctgtaactccagctctaggggatccagtgccaccttctggcctccaagggcacctacACCCatctggatacacacacacacacacacacacacacacacacacaaacacacacacacgggcacctATACCCAtctgcacacgcgcgcacacacacatgggcacctACACCcatctgcacatacatacacacacacaaacacacacacacacacttttttttttaaagagttggaTTTCCCAGAGAAGCTGCCCACGTCTACCAGTGGGTGAGCCCTAACACAGCCACCATGTTGCTCTCAGTGGGCTCTTGTTCTCTGTGCTCTGAACACATGACTGCCTCTTGGGGTTTCCTTACTTCACAAGAAGTAGAAACGAATTTTGAAACATCAGTATGTCAAGACTATAAGATAAGCACAGGGCCCAACTCCATTGTGAGATTTAAACACTATCCTTTTTGAAACACAAGTAGGCCACAGTCGCAGGGGAACCTGTGTCGCCAAATTCAGCTCTGAGAAAAAACCCCGTCAGGGCATTCTCAGTTTCCTCTCCAGCCAACAGCATTAGCATGTTAGTTTGGATAGGGACT
Coding sequences within it:
- the Gcnt4 gene encoding beta-1,3-galactosyl-O-glycosyl-glycoprotein beta-1,6-N-acetylglucosaminyltransferase 4; translation: MKIFRCCFKYTLQQKLLILLLALWLLSLFKLLNVGSLLFPQRGIYLVEYSLSTSPFVRNRFPPTEDVVRDEVNCSGVYEHEPLEIGKSLEIRQRNIIDLEDGDVVVMTSDCDIYHTLRRYHEKHVSREEKSFPIAYSLVVHKDAIMVERLIHAIYNPHNIYCIHYDLKSPDAFKAAMNNLAKCFSNIFIASKLEAVEYAHISRLQADMNCLSDLLKSSVQWKYVINLCGQDFPLKSNFELVSELKKLQGRNMLETVRPPTGKMERFTYHHELRQVPYEYMKLPVKTNISKKAPPHNIEVFVGSAYFVLSQAFVKYVFNSSLVEDFFAWSKDTYSPDEHFWATLIRIPGIPGEIPRSSQDVSDLQSKTRLVKWNYYEGFFYPNCTGSHLRSVCIYGAAELRWLIKEGHWFANKFDSKVDPILIKCLAEKLEEQQRKLATVSSEMLITDGNPKATRRKITRDLRVSDTEI